CCGCGCCATCGTCCAGGGCGTCACCGGCGGCGACACCAATATTTTCTTCCTCGACGATAATGGCCGCACCATCCAGGTGCTGGACTTGCGGGTCATCGAGCAGCCCTCCATGGTCGGCAACGCTCTCGAATCGGCTCTGGCCCGCGTCATCCCCGGCTCGCGCATCCGCGTCGAATCGGTGACCCTGGGCGGCGACACCAACCGCGTCGTGCTCACCGGCTCCGTGCCCACCGCCGAGGACAAGGAGCGGGCCCAAGCCATCGCCGTCCAGTTCGCCGGCGATCCGCTCAACGTCGCCAATGTCATCGACGTCTCCGGCGCCCAGCAGGTCATGCTGCAGGTCACCGTCTCGGAAATCCGCCGCGATGTCGCCAAGCAACTCGGCATCAATCTGTCGGGGTCGGCGACGATCGGCAATGTCGGGCTCGGCTTCAACAGCACGACGACGATTGGCGATCAATGGGGCCCCCATGGAGCCAATGCGAGCTTCCCGATAGGCGACGTGCAGTTCAATGCCGAGCTGAAAGCGTTGGAAAATCGCAATGCCCTGCGGCTTCTGGCGCAGCCGGTTCTTACCGCCATGTCCGGTCAGTCCGCCGAATTCCTGGTCGGCGGGGAGTTCCCCATCAGCAGCAGGGATTCCAACGGCGCGACGTCGACGATCTTCAAGGAATATGGCGTCAAGCTGAACTTCACGCCGACGGTCAAATCCAATGGCGCTATCGGGCTGGCGGTGGACACCGGCGTGTCCGAACTTCTCGCAGGCAGTGCGAGCCTGAGCCGTCGCGACGTGAAAACCACGGTGGAATTGTCGCCAGGCATGACGCTTGCCATCGGCGGGCTGTTGAGCGAAGCCTCCAGCAGGGACATGAACCAAATCCCGGGCCTGGGCAATATTCCCATTCTCGGCGCCCTGTTCCGCTCCAACGAATATCGCAGCCAGCAGACCGAATTGGTGATCCTCGTCACCCCCTATCTGGTCAATCCCAGTCCCGCCAATTCCGTCGCCGTGCCCACCGACTACTCCACCATAGGCGGGGATGCGGAAGCGGTATTCCTCGGCCGGCTGGAGCATATTTACGGCGTCGGCGCCACCGGCGAATTCCGCTCCGGCTATTCCGGCTCGGTCGGTTTCGTCCTGGATTGATCGCGGATCAGGAGCAGCGTTTCAAATGAGTTTCCTCACCCCCGACCAGCCCCCCAAGGTTGAAGAGCCCGCCGCCGAGATCGCCTCCGGCGCCCGCCTCGTGCCGCGCATCACCATCCAGGCCTTTTGCGAGCATTCGCAGACCGCGCAATTGGTCGAAAGCGCCATGCATGACCGCCGCATGTCCAAAGTGGCGCTCACCACCCATAATGGCGGCATCGATGGCGCGGTGGAGACCTACAAGGCCAATCCGACACCCAATCTCATTGTCGTCGAGACCACCTTGCCGCCGGAAGAAATCCCCCAGGCGCTCGGACGCCTGGCCGAAGTGTGCGATGCCTCGACCCGCGTGATCGTCCTCGGCCATGTCAATGACGTCCTGCTCTATCGCGAGCTGATCCGCTCGGGCATTTCCGAATATATCGTGCTGCCGGCCAGCGCCCAGGACATCGTGACGTCCATCACCGAGCTTTATTCCGCCGAGGGCGCGGCCCCGATCGGGCGCACTATCGGCTTCGTCTCGGCCAAGGGCGGCTCGGGCGGCTCCACCGTCGCGCACAATGTCGCCTGGTCCATCGCCACGACGCTGCGCCAGGATTGCCTGATCGTCGATATGGACCTGCCCTTCGGCACTGCGGGGCTGAATTTCAACCAGGACCCGCCCCATGGCCTGGCCGATGCGGTGCTCGCCAGCCAGAAGGTCGACCAGACCATGCTGGACCGCCTGATGAGCAAGGCGGCGGCCCATATCAACCTGCTGACCGCGCCGGCCATGCTGGACCGCACCTGGGATTTCGAGGAGCGCGATTTCGAGCAGATCATCGAAATCTGCCAGAAATCGGTGCCGGTCGTCATCCTCGACATTCCCCATACCTGGAATGCCTGGACCCGCCAGACCCTGGCCTCGCTCGACGAAGTGGTGATCGTCGCCGAGCCGGACCTGGCCAATCTGCGCAATGCCAAGAACCTGGTCGACGCCATCAAGGTCATGCGGCCCTCCGAGAACGCCACGGGCCTGGTCATCAACAAGCAGAACCTGCCCCGGCGTCCCGAGATCGGCGCCGTCGAATTCGCCAATTCGGTGGAATGCCGCCTGCTCGGCCAGATCGGCTTCGACGCGGCCCTGTTCGGCACCGCCGCCAATAACGGCCAGATGATTGCCGAGGTCTCGGCCAACAGCAAGGTCAACGAGGTTTATCGGTCCATCGGCATGCAGGTCACCGGGCGGCAGGCCGGCCATGGCGCGGGCAAGTCCGCCAGCCTGCTCAAGCTGCCCACCCTGTTCAAGAAACGAGCCTGACGGGCCGGGTCGGGCACGCAGCGAGGACGGAATATATGTTTGGCAAGCGCACCACATTCGGAGGCAATACGCCGGGCGTCAGCGAGGCGCCCCGGCCCGTCGCCAGCCCGCCGCCTGTCGAAACCGGGCGGCAGCCGCCGTCCGCGTCGCAGCGCCGTGCCAGCGACGCCGACAATATGGCGGCGCGCATGCGCACCACCGATGAGGTGCTCGACGTTCGCGCCCCCGCCGACGCCGAGCGCGCCAAGGAATATTTCCAGACCAAGTCCGCCATTTTCAACGCCCTGATCGATTCCATCGATCTCAGCCAGCTCGCCACTATGGAGCAGCAGGCCGCGCGCGAGGAAATCCGCGACATCGTCTCGGAAATCATCGCGCTCAAATCCATCGTCATGTCGATCTCCGAGCAGGAAGACCTGCTCGAGGACATTTGCAACGACGTGCTGGGCTATGGGCCGCTCGAACCGCTGCTGGCCCGCGACGACATCGCCGATATCATGGTGAATGGCAGCCAGAAATGCTATATCGAGGTGGCCGGCAAGGTGCGCCTCACCAATGTGCGCTTCCGCGACGACGCGCATCTGATGAATGTCTGCCAGCGCATCGTTTCCCAGGTCGGCCGCCGGGTCGATGAAAGCTCGCCGATCTGCGACGCGCGCCTGCCCGATGGCTCGCGCGTCAACGTCATCGCCCCGCCGCTTGCCATCGACGGCGCCGCGCTGACCATCCGCAAGTTCAAGAAGGACAAGCTGACCCTCCAGCAGTTGGTCAAATACAATTCCATTTCCCCCGAAGGCGCCGAAGTGCTGCGCATTCTGGGCCGGGTACGGGCCAATGTGCTGATTTCGGGCGGCACCGGCTCGGGCAAGACTACCCTGCTCAATTGCCTCACCGCCTTCATCGAGAAGGACGAGCGCGTCATCACCTGCGAGGATTCGGCGGAACTGCAATTGCAGCAGCCTCATGTGGTGCGCCTCGAAACCCGCCCGCCCAACCTTGAGGGCGAGGGCGAGATCACCATGCGCGATCTCATCAAGAATTGCCTGCGCATGCGCCCGGAACGCATCATCGTCGGCGAAGTGCGCGGCCCCGAAAGTTTCGATCTGCTGCAGGCCATGAATACCGGCCATGACGGCTCGATGGGTACGCTGCACGCCAATAGCCCGCGCGAGGCGCTGTCGCGCCTGGAATCGATGATCACCATGGGCGGCTATGCCCTGCCCAGCCGCACCATCCGCGAAATGATCGTCTCCTCCATCGACGTCATCGTGCAGGCCGCCCGCCTGCGCGACGGCTCGCGCCGCATCACCCACATCACCGAAGTGCTGGGAATGGAAGGCGACGTAATCGTCACCCAGGACGTGTTCGTCTATGACATTCTGGGCGAGGATAGCGGCGGCATGCTCATTGGCAAGCACCGTTCCACCGGCATCACCAAGCCGCAATTCACCGAACGGGCCCGCTATTTCAACGAAGAGGCCAATCTGGTCGAGGCGCTGGAAATGGCCAATACCGAACAGCATGAAATCCTGGGGATGTAGTGGCCATGAACACCATGCTGCTTGCCCTTCTTGCCATGGTCACCGTCGCGGCAGCCGGCTTTGCCTTGGTGCCCTCGGCGCTGGGCAGCCGCCGCGCCGACCAGCGCCGCAAGGCTTTTCAAGGCGATATCCGCGCCAATCGCCGCGAGGCCGACGCCGACCGCACACGCGAATCGCGCCGCAAGAATGTGCAGCAGGTGCTCAAGTCGCAGGCCGACGAACTCAATGCCAGGAAGCGCCTGCGCCTGTCCGATCTGTTGTTTCAGGCGGGCATGACCATCGCCCCGGCGACCTTCATCCGCAACAGCATCATTTTCGGCATTGGCCTGTTCATCGTGCTGTTCCTCGTGCAGGTGCCGCTGCTCTTTGCCGCCATTTTCGCGGTCGCCGGCGGCTATCTGCTGCCGCGCATGTATGTGATGCGCAAGCGCAAGAAATATCAGGACCGGTTCCTGGACGAATTGCCCAACGCCATCGAGGCCATCGTGCGCGGCGTCAAGACCGGCCTGCCGCTCAACGATTCCATGCGGGTGGTGGCCAAGGACACCAAGGAGCCGGTGAAATCCGAATTCGGCCGCGTGCTCGACCAGCAGAGCTTCGGCTTCTCCATGACCGAAGCGGTGCAGGTGCTGCTCGATCGGGTGCCGCTGCCGGAAGTCAATTTCTTCGTGGTGGTGATCTCGGTGCAGCAGCAATCGGGCGGCAATCTGTCCGAAGCGCTGGGCAATCTGGCCCGCGTGCTGCGCAACCGCAAGAAGATGAAGGAAAAGGTCAAGGCGATGTCGTCCGAAGCCAAGGCCTCGGCGGGCATTATCGGCTCGTTGCCTATCGTGGTGGCCGTCATGGTCTCCATCGTCTCGCCCGCTTATCTGCTACCGCTTGTGGCCACGCCCATCGGTCAGATCTGCCTGGCCATTGGCATCCTGATGCTGGCGACCGGCATCTTCGTCATGAGCCGCATGGTGCAGTTCGAAATCTGACCGCAGGGGAATCGGATGAACATGGTGGAACTTCTGACCCGGGGCGATTTCCTGATTGCGGTTCTCGCCGCCATTTCCGCCGCGGCCGTGGTCTTCACCTTCGGCACCTCGCTCATCGTCAAGCAGGAGATGAAGGGGCGCATCAGGCGGGTGGCGCTGGAGCGCGACCGCATGCGCGCCGAGGAAATGGCGCGTCTGCGCGGCAGCGGCCCCCAGGATGTTCGTGCCTCGATCCGCCGCGGCAGCGAAACCAAGTCCTATATGAAAAATGCCGTGGAGCGTTTCGACCTCAAAAAGGCGTTCCAGGACGAGAATACCGTCGATCAGCTGGCCATGGCCGGCCTGCGCGGGCAGGGGGCGCTGACCACTTATCTGTTCCAGCGTTTCGTCACGCCGATCGCGGTCTTCGCCATCGCCGCGCTCTACCTGCTGGTGATCGCGCCCGGCGACCGCCCGGCCTATCTCAACCTGGTCTATGCCGTGGGCGCCGGTCTGGTCGGCGCCTATCTGCCGGTGCTCCTGCTCAAGAACAAGACGCAGAAACGCCAGCATTCCATCCGGCGCTCATGGCCCGATTGTCTCGACCTCCTGCTGCTTTGCGCCGAAGCGGGCATGTCGATGGAACACGCGCTCAAGCGCGTCGCCAAGGAAATCGGCGGGCAAAGTGCCGAACTGGGCGAAGAACTGACGCTCACCATGGCCGAATTGTCCTTCCTGGAAGACCGCACCCGCGCCTATGAAAATCTCGGCCGGCGTACCGGGCTCGACGGCGTCAAGGCGGTGATGACCGCCCTGATCCAGGCTGACCGATACGGCACCTCGGTAGGCCAGGCCCTGCGCGTCATGGCCGAGGAAGGCCGCGAGGCCCGCATGATGGAGGCCGAGAAGAAGGCCGCCGCCTTGCCGCCCAAGCTCACCGTGCCGCTGATCATCTTCTTCCTGCCGGTGCTGTTCATCGTCATCCTGTCGCCGGCCATGATCAAGGTCTTCACCGGAACGGTCGCCTCGACCATGGGCGGCGGCTGAAGAAGCGGCACTGGAAAGGCTTGGCGGCAGCCGAAGCGGCTACATGGCGGCTCGGCCTTGACGGAATCGGCGTCTCACCCCCGCCCCCCGTGCGTCACCCTCGCGCTTGACGCGAGGGTTCTCTGTTTGTGGGTCCGTCGCAAGAACCCTCGCGTCAAGCGCGAGGGTAACGATCCGGGAACGAGACGCCGTCTATGCATAGCCTTTCGAGGGAGAGGACGCGAACGTCACCGCTTCCATGGAAAGCTGAAACACCCTAACCCTTGTCGATCAGGTCCCAGCGGTTGTGCTGAGTCAGCAGCGCCCTGATATAGGCCATATTGGCCTCGACCTGCTCTGGCGGCAATTCGGCGGCATAGAGCGCCCGCGCCTCGCTGAACCGGCCCTGCAAGCCGACCACCAGCGCCAGATTCTGCCGCGTCTGGGCCGAGGCGCCGCGCATCTGCACGGCGCGCCGCAGATGCTGCTCCGCCCGGGTCAGATCATTGGTCATGGCGTAGGACAGGCCGAGATTGGTCTCGATGGAGGCCTCGCCCGGCGCGATCACGGCGGCCTGGCCGTAGATTTTACGAGCGTCGTCATGCCGGCCCATCTGGTCCAGCGTCGCCCCTTGCACCAATAGGGCATTCCAGTCCGGTGCGTCGGGGCTGATCACATTGCCGATCACGGTCAGCGATTGCTCGAAACGCCCCGCCGCCGTCAGCGCCTTGGCATAGGCGATGCTGATGGCCATGTCGCCCGGATGAGCCAGCATGGCCTGCTCCAGGGCCGCGATGGCCTGTTGCGGCTGCCCGGCGGCGCGCAGCACGGTGGCGTAGTGAATGACCACCGCCCGATCCTTGGGATTGCGGCGATAACGCTCGGTCAGTTCCGCCAGACCGACCTGGCTCTGGCCGGCCACGAGGCTGGAATAATCCGCGCCGGCCGATAGGCCCCGATTGGATGCGCAGGCCGACAGCGCCAATGCGGCCACGCCTGCCAGAAGCAGGGGATGCGCGATTTTGGCGATGCGGCACAGATGCGACACGATAAACTCCGGCCGGATAGCGGGTTCTTCCAGGTCATCCGGCCTTGCGAGCAATAGATCATTAACCCTAACACGCGGTTAAATCCCGTGCCGCCGCGGCGATTGCAGCCCCGCCTGCGTCTCGCTAGAACCATGCCAGACAAAGGAGTTCGTCATGGCCAATCCATCCATCATGCCGCTGAAATTCGTCGCGGAGGGCGGGCTGGACGCCGCCGAACTCGAACCCCGCCATGCCGCCTGGGCCGCCAGCCACGGCTTTGTCGGCCAGCGCGGCCGCCTGCTGGCCCTGCCCGATGCAAAGGGGGATATTTCCGGCTGGCTGTTCGGCGCCGGACCCGGGGAAGGGCGCTCGCCATTCCTTGCCGGCCTGGCCGCCGCCGCCCTGCCGGAAGGCGTCTATGCCCTGGCCGGCGAATATGGCGATCCGACCCTCTCCGCTATCGGTTTTCGCCTCGGCGCCTATCGCTTCGACCGCTATCGGGAGGCCCGCGCCACCGCGACGCTGATGCTGCCCGATGCGGCTGACGCGGCCGAGGTCGAACGTCAGGTCGAAGCCGCCGCGCTGGCGCGCGACCTCATCAACACCCCGGCCAATGATCTCGGCCCCGACGCCCTGGAACAGGTGGCACGTGACTTTGTGCGCCGCCACGGCATGGACATCCGGGTCATCGCCGGCGACGATCTGCTCAGCGCCAATTTTCCCATGATCCATGCCGTGGGCCGCGCCAGCAGCCAGGCGCCGCGCCTCATCGACCTCGCCTGGGGCAATCCGGAGCATCCGAAGGTGACGCTGGTGGGCAAGGGCGTCACCTTCGATACCGGCGGGCTCGATATCAAGTCGGCGGCGGGCATGCTGATGATGAAGAAGGATATGGGCGGCGCCGCCAATATTCTCGGCCTCGCCCATGCCATCGTATCGGCCGGCCCGCCGATACGGCTGCGCGTATTGTTGCCGGTGGTGGAAAATGCCATTGCCAGCGCCTCGTTCCGCCCCGGCGACGTGCTGCGATCCCGTTCCGGACTTGGTGTCGAAATCGGCAATACCGACGCCGAAGGCAGGCTGATCCTCGCCGATGCCCTCGCTTTGGCCGACGAGGAAGCGCCGGACCTCCTGATCGACATGGCGACGCTTACCGGCGCGGCCCGCGTCGCCCTGGGGCCGGAATTGCCGGCCCTCTATTCGACCGATGCCGCCCTGGCCGCGCAAACGGCCACGCTTGGCGCCAGCGTCGAGGACCCGCTCTGGCCCATGCCGCTCTGGACGGCCTATGAAGGCCAGCTTTCATCCAAGATCGCCGATATCAACAATACCGGCACCGGCGGCTATGCCGGCTCGGTCATTGCCGCCTTGTTCCTCAAACGCTTCGTCAAGAAGGCCGGCACCTGGCTGCATCTCGACATTTTCGGCTGGGCGCCTGAAGCGCGGCCCGGCCGCCCCGTCGGCGCCACCGATCAGGGTATCCGCGCGCTTTACGGCCTCATCCGCCAGCGCTATGGCAAGTAAAGAAAAAGGCGGGCATCGGCCCGCCTTTTTTTAAACGGTGGCTAGCGCGCCATCAGGGGTTTGCCGGGACGCTATCGTCGTCCGCGTCAGGCGCCGGCTCGGCATTGCCGCCCAGCAATTCGGCCGGATTGGGCAATAGCTCGCGCGGCACCACTTCGTCCACCGCCGTCATGTGTTCGACGGCGATTTCGGTGGCCGGGCCATGGTTTTTGGGGAACAGCAAGGGCGCCATGGCGAAGCCGACAACGATCAGGACGACCATGCCCCAGCCGGCCCATTTCTTGTGTTTCTCGATGAATTCGCCGGCCACCGGGCCAAAGAAATAGAACAAGCCACAGGGCACGAAATAGCGCAGGCCGCGGCCGATCAGTCCATAGATGATGAAGGTCCACAGATCGAGCCCGGCCACGCCCGAGGTGATGGTGATCACTTTGTAGGGAATGGGCGAGAGCGCGCCGATCAGGACCATTAGCGGGCCATTTTCCACGAAGCTGTGGCGCAATGATTCAAAGCCGTTGGCCGCGCCATAGAACTCGATGATGCCCTTGCCGACGCTGTCGAACAGAAAATAGCCGATAGCGTAGCCGGCAAGCCCGCCGCTCACCGAGGAAATGGTGCAGATCGCCGCCAGCCGCCAGGCTCGCAGCCGGTCGGCGATGATCATCGGAGCCAGCATGATTTCCGGGAATATCGGAATGATCATGGCTTCGAGAAAACACAGAGCCGCCAGGATGGGTTCGGCAAAGCGATGTTTAGTGGCTCGTTTCAGGCGGTCGTAGAAACTGAGTTTGGCTGGTGCGGCGGCGGTGTCGGTCATCAAGTCTCGCGAGTAGCGGTTCAGAACCTATGCTTGAACAAATTTCTGCCATCGCACCAGTGAAATTTGCGTGTCAGTAACCACGTTGACGATCCACGACATTGACGAGATCCTTGCCGGCCTCGTGATCCAACAGGATACGCGAGAAATAGTTGACGCCGGTGGCCTCGTTGGAAATGCCCGCGATATGCGGGGTAATGTAGCAGTTTTCGATACCCCATAGCGGGCTGGTTTCGGGCAGAGGCTCGATTTCGAACACATCGAGGCTGGCCGCGCCCAAAGTGCCGTCGCCCAGCGCCCGCACGATGTCCGCTTCTTTCTGATGTCCACCGCGGGCCGCATTGACGATGGCCGGCCCGCCCGGCAGCCGGTCGCGGCGCAGCTTGGAGAAGGTCTGGTAATTGAGAATGCCCGCCGTTTCCGGGGTCAGCGGCAAGAGATTGACCAGGATGTCCGTTCCCGAGAGGAAGGCGTCGAATTGCTCGTCGCCGGCAAAACCCGTAACGCCCTCGATCTGCTTCGGCGTCCGGCTCCAGCTCCTGAGCGTAAAGCCCAGCGGCAGCAGCCGCTCGACCGCATCCTGCCCCAGAACGCCCATGCCCATGATGCCGACGCAGGTCTGCTGGGCGACGGGGGGATAATATTGATCCCAAAGCCGCGCTTTCTGGTCGGCGTTGAAGCGAGTGAATTGCCGGTGATGCATGGTCACATGCGCCACCACGTAATCGCTCATCTGCTGGCTCAGGTCCTGATCGACGAAGCGCACGACCGGGACGTCCGGCAATCCGGGATGCTTCATCAGCGCGTCGACGCCGGCGCCCAGCGAAAGCACCGCTTTGAGATTGACGAGGCCGTCGAAAGCGTCCGGCTGCGGCTTCCACACGAAGATATAGTGTATCTCGGCCGGATCGAAATCGTCACCCCGCCGCACCACCTTATAGGGCGCCAGTTTCTCGGCGAACGCCTTGGCCCAGGCGGCTTCATCGACATCCGAAAGGTGCAGCAACAGCATATTGTCTTCCTTAACAAAAGAGCCGCGCTACTGGCGCGGCTCCCGGATAGTTTTTCCGGCTGGATTATTCTGCGTCGGCAGGGGCTTCCTCATCGCCCGAAGCTGGCGCTTCCGGCGTGGTTTCCTGAACCGGGGTGCCTTCGATGGGCGAGTCGGACTGGGTCGTGGTCGGGGTATCGACCGCGCTTTCGGGAGCGGTGGGCGTGGTGACCTCGCTGCCCCCATCCGCCGGCGTCATCAGTTCGGAGGGCACAGTATCGTCCGGAGTGGTCTCGCCCGGCGTCGCGGCGGGCGTATCGCCCTCGGCCGGCTCTTCCTCTGCAGGCGCGGCTTCCTCGACGGGGAACGGCACCGGGCTTGCCGACAGCGTCTGCAGGTAAGCCAGGATATCGGCGCGCTCTTCAGGCGAACGGACGCCGGCAAAGGCCATCTTGGTGCCGGGCGCATAACCCCGAGGATTTTCCAGGAAGGCGTCGAGATTGTCATAGGACCAGATCTGGCCCTCGGCCTGCTGCTGCAGCAGGATATCCGAATAGGCGAAGCCTTCGGCATGGGCCTTGGGGGCGCCGACGATATTATAGAGGTTCGGGCCCTGCTTGTTGGGCTCGCCCTCGCCGAAATTGTGACAGGACTGGCACTTGCGCACCGCCGAGGCGCCGCGATCGACGCTGGCGCTGGCCAGCAGCACCGCCAGCGATACGGCAGGAACCTCTTCCACCGGGCCCGCATCCGCCACTTCGGGCTCGGGCAGGTCGTAGCCGGGACCTCGGCCTTCGATGGGTTGATAGATGGCTTCGGCCAGAAAGCCGACACCCATGACGAACAACAGCGTGCCGAGGACGGCGCCTAGAATCTTATTTAGCTCGAACGAATCCATTTGGTCTCTCTGCCGGTCCATCCCCTGCGGACATTATGCGTCGCCGGTCCAAATTCCGATTCCCGTTGGGGAATCTGCCTCAACCGACCGGATCGGCGCGCGCGAAAGATAGTCTCAAGCCCCTTAGGGCGCAACAGGTCAAAGCGCCGGTGCGACAATTGCCCCCTGATCTCGCGCCGCGCCGCCGCTCCGGGTGCCGATTGACTCGCGCCTGCCCCCGCGTCAAAACCCGCCTGCTCATTCTTGCACGGATCTTCCCATGACGAAAAAGATTGCCTTTCAGGGCGAACCCGGCGCCTTCAGCCATGCGGCGGCGGCCAATGTCTTTCCGGGCGAGGAATATATGGGCTGCGTCACCTTCGAGGAAACGCTGAGCGCCGTGCAGTCCGGCCAGGCCGATTTTGCCGTCGTGCCGGTGGAAAATTCGCTCTATGGCCGCATCACCGACATTCACCACCTCCTGCCTGAAAGCGGCCTCTTCATTATCGGCGAGACCTATCTGCGGGTGGAGATGACCCTGTTGGGCGTCCCCGGCGCCCGGCTGGAAGACATCAGGGCGGTGCAATCGCTCTCGGTCGCGCTCGGCCAGTGCCGCCGCTTCATCGCCAAGAATGGCCTGCGCACCATCAATGCGGTGGATACGGCCGGCTCGGCCCGCGAGATCGCGCAGAAGGCCGATAAAACCGTCGCCGCCATCGCCTCTTGCTTTGCCGGGGAGATCTATGGTCTCGAGGTGCTCGCCGAGAATATCGAGGACGCGGACCACAATACCACCCGCTTCCTCGTGCTCTCGCCGACCGAACAGAACGCGGCGCCGCACGGCCGGGTGAAGACCACTTTCGTCTTCCGCGTCCGCAACGTGCCGGCGGCGCTCTATAAGGCCATGGGCGGCTTTGCCACCAATGGCGTCAACATGACCAAGCTCGAAAGTTATATGGTCGGCGGCAATTTCACCGCCACCCAGTTCTATGCCGATATCGAAGGTCATCCCGATGATGTTAGCGTCCAGCTCGCCTTCGACGAGCTGAAATTCTTCACCGACTATTTCCGCATTCTCGGCGTCTATCCGGCCTCAGACTCGCGTTGACACGCCGGGCGCCGCCGCTATGGTCCGCCCGACAAATAAAGGAGCCGCCATGTCGCACGCCCAGCTCGCCAAGATCATCGACGCTGCCTTCGAAAATCGCGCCGAGGTCAATTTTGCCACAAAGGGCGAGATTCGCGATGCCGTCGACAGCGCGTTGCGCCTGCTCGACACTGGCGAGGCCCGCGTGGCCGAGAAGGTCGACGGCGCCTGGCAGGTCAATCAATGGCTGAAAAAGGCGGTGCTGCTTTCGTTCCGTCTCAACGACAATCAGCTGATTTCCGGCGGCCCGCACAGCTCGTCATGGTGGGATAAGGTGCCCTCCAAGTTCGACGGCTGGGACGAGAACCGGTTTCGCGAGGCTGGCTTCCGCGCCGTCCCGGGCGCCATCGTCCGCAATGCCGCCCATATCGGCAAGGGCGTCATCCTCATGCCCAGCTTCGTCAATCTGGGCGCCTATGTCGATGAAGGCACCATGGTCGATACCTGGGTGACGGTCGGCTCCTGCGCCCAGATCGGCAAGAACGTCCATATCTCGGGCGGCGTCGGCATTGGCGGCGTGCTTGAACCATTGCAGGCCGGCCCGGTCATCATCGAGGACAATTGCTTCATCGGTGCCCGCTCCGAGGTCGTCGAGGGCGTGGTGGTGGGCGAAGGCGCGGTCATCTCCATGGGCGTCTTCATCGGCGCCTCCACCAAGATCGTCGACCGCAGCACCGGCGAAATCCATATCGGCAAGGTGCCGCCCTATTCGGTCGTCGTCTCCGGCAGCCTGCCCGGCAAGCCGCTGCCCGATGGCACGCCCGGCCCGAACCTTTATTGCGCCGTCATCGTCAAGACCGTCGACGCGCAGACCCGCTCCAAGACCGGCATCAACGACCTGCTGCGCGATTGATCCTTTATCCGGCGCTGGCTCCGGCCGCGCCGGCGTCCTATCCTTGCTCATGCCGGTGTGATTCCGGTCTAAAAGGGGGATAAATGGACAAGCTCATTGCTCTGCTGACGACCACGCAAGGCCGCATCGGCCGTCAGCAATGGTGGCTGGGGATCGCCGCGCTGATCATGATCTCCATCGTCGCCTCGATCGTGCTGGGCATTGTCAGCTTCGGCAATGCCGCCCTATTGGCCTGGCTCGCCGTATTGCTCAATATCGCGCTGATCTATCCGGCCTATTGCCTCGGCATCAAGCGCCGCCACGACCGCGATAGCGGCGGCACCGACCTCAAGTTGCTGATTGCCGGTTCGGTTCTGCTCAATGTGCTGCAGGCTACCGGCATCGGCATGGATTGGGTCGATATGGGCCAGGGCGTAATCTTGCCCATGCCGGCAATCTGGCTCGGCCTGATCAACCTCGCCTATGCGGTTTTCGCCATTTACATGCTGGTCCAGCTCGGTTTCCTCAAGGGAACGACAGGAGCGAACACTTACGGTCCCGACCCGCTGGACGGCGCCGCCTGACCAAATCGGAGCCTTCGTGACCATCGATCCGCAAAATCTGCTTGAGCGCCTCATCGCCTGTCCTTCGGTCACGCCCGAGGAAGCCGGGGCGCTCGACCTGCTGGAAGCCGAACTGATCGCCATCGGCTTTGCCGTTACCCGCCTGCGCTTCGACGGCGACGGCTCCTATCCGGTCGACAATC
This genomic stretch from Devosia sp. YIM 151766 harbors:
- the dapD gene encoding 2,3,4,5-tetrahydropyridine-2,6-dicarboxylate N-succinyltransferase; this encodes MSHAQLAKIIDAAFENRAEVNFATKGEIRDAVDSALRLLDTGEARVAEKVDGAWQVNQWLKKAVLLSFRLNDNQLISGGPHSSSWWDKVPSKFDGWDENRFREAGFRAVPGAIVRNAAHIGKGVILMPSFVNLGAYVDEGTMVDTWVTVGSCAQIGKNVHISGGVGIGGVLEPLQAGPVIIEDNCFIGARSEVVEGVVVGEGAVISMGVFIGASTKIVDRSTGEIHIGKVPPYSVVVSGSLPGKPLPDGTPGPNLYCAVIVKTVDAQTRSKTGINDLLRD
- a CDS encoding DUF805 domain-containing protein, which gives rise to MDKLIALLTTTQGRIGRQQWWLGIAALIMISIVASIVLGIVSFGNAALLAWLAVLLNIALIYPAYCLGIKRRHDRDSGGTDLKLLIAGSVLLNVLQATGIGMDWVDMGQGVILPMPAIWLGLINLAYAVFAIYMLVQLGFLKGTTGANTYGPDPLDGAA
- a CDS encoding prephenate dehydratase; translated protein: MTKKIAFQGEPGAFSHAAAANVFPGEEYMGCVTFEETLSAVQSGQADFAVVPVENSLYGRITDIHHLLPESGLFIIGETYLRVEMTLLGVPGARLEDIRAVQSLSVALGQCRRFIAKNGLRTINAVDTAGSAREIAQKADKTVAAIASCFAGEIYGLEVLAENIEDADHNTTRFLVLSPTEQNAAPHGRVKTTFVFRVRNVPAALYKAMGGFATNGVNMTKLESYMVGGNFTATQFYADIEGHPDDVSVQLAFDELKFFTDYFRILGVYPASDSR